In Crassostrea angulata isolate pt1a10 chromosome 6, ASM2561291v2, whole genome shotgun sequence, a genomic segment contains:
- the LOC128189565 gene encoding eukaryotic translation initiation factor 5A-1-like isoform X3 has translation MADTDHLDDDFASVDAGASKTIPCQCSSLRKNGYVCIKSRPCKIVEMSTSKTGKHGHAKVHLVGIDIFTGKKYEDICPSTHNMNVPLVDRRDFQLIDVLDDGTISVMDDNGDTREDLNLPPGDLGKDIKDRFEKGETIAVTVLNSMGEEQITGVKNLS, from the exons ATGGCAGATACGGACCATTTAGATGATGATTTTGCGAGTGTTGATGCTGGTGCATCCAAAACTATACCTTGTCAGTGCTCAAGTCTTCGCAAAAATGGATATGTCTGCATTAAAAGCCGCCCATGCAAAATTGTTGAAATGTCAACATCCAAGACTGGAAAGCACGGTCATGCCAAG GTCCACTTGGTTGGAATTGATATTTTCACTGGTAAGAAGTATGAAGATATATGCCCCTCCACCCATAACATGAATGTTCCTCTTGTTGACCGTAGAGATTTCCAG CTTATTGATGTTCTGGATGATGGTACCATCTCTGTCATGGATGACAACGGTGATACCAGAGAGGATTTGAACCTCCCCCCTGGAGATTTGGGCAAGGATATCAAGGACCGATTTGAAAAAGGAGAAACCATCGCT GTGACTGTTTTAAATTCCATGGGTGAGGAACAAATCACTGGTGTTAAAAACCTGTCCTAA
- the LOC128189565 gene encoding eukaryotic translation initiation factor 5A-1-like isoform X1 — MTKQHVTVFLNFDVERMRKIISLFGVTDEQSTRDKNLKMADTDHLDDDFASVDAGASKTIPCQCSSLRKNGYVCIKSRPCKIVEMSTSKTGKHGHAKVHLVGIDIFTGKKYEDICPSTHNMNVPLVDRRDFQLIDVLDDGTISVMDDNGDTREDLNLPPGDLGKDIKDRFEKGETIAVTVLNSMGEEQITGVKNLS; from the exons ATGACAAAACAACATGTTACCGTATTTCTTAATTTCGACGTGGAGCGCATGCGTAAGATAATCTCTCTTTTTGGGGTTACCGACGAACAGTCAACACGTGACAA GAATTTAAAGATGGCAGATACGGACCATTTAGATGATGATTTTGCGAGTGTTGATGCTGGTGCATCCAAAACTATACCTTGTCAGTGCTCAAGTCTTCGCAAAAATGGATATGTCTGCATTAAAAGCCGCCCATGCAAAATTGTTGAAATGTCAACATCCAAGACTGGAAAGCACGGTCATGCCAAG GTCCACTTGGTTGGAATTGATATTTTCACTGGTAAGAAGTATGAAGATATATGCCCCTCCACCCATAACATGAATGTTCCTCTTGTTGACCGTAGAGATTTCCAG CTTATTGATGTTCTGGATGATGGTACCATCTCTGTCATGGATGACAACGGTGATACCAGAGAGGATTTGAACCTCCCCCCTGGAGATTTGGGCAAGGATATCAAGGACCGATTTGAAAAAGGAGAAACCATCGCT GTGACTGTTTTAAATTCCATGGGTGAGGAACAAATCACTGGTGTTAAAAACCTGTCCTAA
- the LOC128189565 gene encoding eukaryotic translation initiation factor 5A-1-like isoform X2, which yields MTRSKFLRRENPQVMNLKMADTDHLDDDFASVDAGASKTIPCQCSSLRKNGYVCIKSRPCKIVEMSTSKTGKHGHAKVHLVGIDIFTGKKYEDICPSTHNMNVPLVDRRDFQLIDVLDDGTISVMDDNGDTREDLNLPPGDLGKDIKDRFEKGETIAVTVLNSMGEEQITGVKNLS from the exons ATGACGAGGTCTAAATTCTTGCGCAGAGAGAATCCACAAGTTAT GAATTTAAAGATGGCAGATACGGACCATTTAGATGATGATTTTGCGAGTGTTGATGCTGGTGCATCCAAAACTATACCTTGTCAGTGCTCAAGTCTTCGCAAAAATGGATATGTCTGCATTAAAAGCCGCCCATGCAAAATTGTTGAAATGTCAACATCCAAGACTGGAAAGCACGGTCATGCCAAG GTCCACTTGGTTGGAATTGATATTTTCACTGGTAAGAAGTATGAAGATATATGCCCCTCCACCCATAACATGAATGTTCCTCTTGTTGACCGTAGAGATTTCCAG CTTATTGATGTTCTGGATGATGGTACCATCTCTGTCATGGATGACAACGGTGATACCAGAGAGGATTTGAACCTCCCCCCTGGAGATTTGGGCAAGGATATCAAGGACCGATTTGAAAAAGGAGAAACCATCGCT GTGACTGTTTTAAATTCCATGGGTGAGGAACAAATCACTGGTGTTAAAAACCTGTCCTAA